The genomic DNA AACAGGCAGAGCGGCGCGGTCTGCGTGTGCGAGTAAGCCGGTGATTCGTCGCTCTCGATCATTCGCCCCACGGGGACCTCGGTTTCAACGCGGTAGAATGGCAACCGACTGTCATGCGGGCTCGTGCGGCTGCTATTAGGAATGCCGATCAGACCGGGCCGCGGATGAACGAGAGGAGCAACTCGATCACGTTGCCCTCGGCCGACGTGGTCCAGAACACCTGACAGCCCTTGCGCTCGATGAGCGTTCTCGTCAGGGATTCTTTGGCCATCACCGCGAACGGCCCGGGATCGGTGTTCGCTTTCAGATCCTCGTCAGCCATCTCAAGGAGTCGCCGGATCGCGTAAGTCACGATCTTGGCACGCCGATCATCTTTGGCGATGACGGTGACCCGGATTCCGGACCGGTCGCAGACGGAGAGGCTCAACGCCGCCGTCTGAGCGGAATCGGCCAGAGCCTTTAACTCCTCGATCCCCGGCTTGCTGACCGAAAGTGGTTGTCCCGCGAACAGTGGGGTTTCCCGGTTGTCGAAAAAGATGGCCAAAAACTCTCGATCGATTTCCGCCCACCCCGACGAGGGCGCGGGAGCCGGTTTACGGGCGGCCAAACGGTCGAGCAACGCGCGAACTTCCGGCTCCGGGCTGCACACCAGCGTCCGATCGTCCGCGGCGAAAAGAACGAACGGAACGCTTTCTTTCGGAGTGGTCTGAAGCTGGACTCGCGCGTACGACCGGCCGGCGTGGCGGACCCAGTCCGCCTTGGGGAACCATTTCCGGAGCCGCCCGTTCCAGTCGAACGGGCGAATGGTCCGGATCACGCACGGCGCGGCGCCGTTAATACCAATTTTCCCGTGTTCCCCATCACTTTCGGGCTGAACGTAAGCATTGAGGTTGAACACGCACTGTTCGATATCCGCGAAGGCCGGCGCCTCGGCAGCCGAAAGAGTCCCATCCTTGATCCAACCAAATGCGTATGTGAACAACTGGCTTGTAGCGGAGACGAGTTCGGGCCCTTTCGCGGACCGGGCGATCGCAACCGGGCGGAAGCCGATCAACCCCTGGTGGCTGACCCGCGGGAAGTACGTGAGGTCGAACCGCGGGTAGATCGGCCGTGGCCGCGGCGCCGCTTCGACGGCCGGTGCCGTGCCGGGACACGACCAGACGACGGCTACAGCGGTCAACGCGGTGAACACGAGTTGCGTGGGTCGTGAAATCATCGGGGCACCTCCTTGTGATCGCGGCACAAACAACCTGACACCCTCCGCGCGGGTTACTTCCCGTCGTCGCGGAGAAGTTCCCACTTCTCGCCGAAGAATCCGGCCCGGACGATCTTCCCCGCGTACCGGGTGCCCGGCGGGGTGGTCAGGTCGACGACGGCGTAGTCGGGCAGCTTGGGCACCTGCCGGGCGTTGTTCAAGTAGTCGTACTCGCGGAACGTGAACCCGCTATTGATCACGACATACTTCCGCGGGTTCAGGGGGTTCGGGTAGATCAACAGCGGGACGTGGGTCGCGACATCGTACGTCTTGTTTCCGACCGCGACCCCTTCCTTCGTCCACTTGATTGGGAGTTTGTCGGCGATCCTGGCCAGGACCGCGTTGCTTTTCGGATCGCCCCACAGGACGAGGTTGTTGGCCGCGATGTCGTCGGCCGACACGTCGGCGTCTTTCAGGACGCGGGCGTCGCCGCGGAACTGCTTCCGCCAGTGCTCGACCGCGCGGGCCATTTCGGCTGTAGCCCACTTCCCCGCCTTCTCGGACAGTGGCTTCCCCGTCGGGGCGACCATCACGAAGGCGTCCAGGAAGGCATCATCGATCGGCCCCTGGAGGCCCGGCCGCTTCGCGAGGCCATCCGGGGCCGGTGCCTCCGTCTGCCGCCACTTCTTACCCGCTCTCTGAAAGTGCGCCGTCAACGAGCGGTCGGAGGTGAGCGGGAGAGGGTCCGACGGCTTTTCATCCGGGGCGAACGCGAATCGTCGCATCATCGGGGTCGTCACGGAGCCCGGCGGGAAGCGAACGGTTAGCGCCGTCGCGCCCTCGGCCTGAATGAGAACGCAGCCCGTTGCCGGCTGCAAACTCGCGTTCACCGTCGCCTTGTCCCAGTGCTTGTCGAGCCCGTCCACGGTGATCCACCCGCGCTGGTTGTACCGCAGGGTGTACGTGGCGAAGCGGATCTCGGCCGGCAACGGGTCGCGGCCCTTCTCGACGATGGCGTCGATCCGCCGGTTCAGTTCGGCCTTGGCCGCCGGCTCGTAGCTGTGGGCGGTCTTCGGCCCGATCAGGTGGGTCAGTTCGATCCCTTCCGCCTTGAGCGCCTTGGCCATGGCGTCGGCGGCCTGCTTCTGGCTGTCGACCTCGCCGCTGTAGGCGACGGTGGGCAGGTTGAATAAGTTCCGGGCGGAGTCGGTGGCGTTGTACCAGTGCCACAGCTTCTGCTCGTACCACACTGCGTCGACTTCCTCTTTTTGGAAGACCTTGAGGAACTCCGGCGTCTCGCTGAACCCGGCCCCCGGAGCAGCCGCGCAAAACAAAGTCGGGTAGTGGACGGCGAACTGCCAGCAGGCGGCCCCGCCCATGCTGAACCCGCGGGCGACGACGCGGGAATCGTCGATCGGGTAGTGTCGGCGGACGTGGTCGAGGCATTCCAGCGTGTCGATCTCGCCGGCGAACTTGTTCGCGTTACAGTACCGGCCGTAGGGGTGGACGACGATCGCCCCGGGCGGGGTGAACGCGCCGGCCGAGGTCCGCCGCTGGCGGAGGAAGTTGACCTCGCTGAGCGTTGCCCCGCGGCCGTGCCACCAGAAATCGAGCCGGTACCGCTGGCCGCCCGCGGGTACAAACCCGGCCGGAATCACGAGCCCGTATGGCTGGACAGAGCCGTCAATTTTCGACCGATAGCCGCGGACGACCAGCCCGGTCGCGGTGGTCCAGGGAGCCTTGCCGAAGCGGAGGTGACTGGCCCGCAGCAATCCTTCCTTCAACAACTCCTTCGCCGCCACCACGTCCGCCGACGCGAAGATCTCGTCGTACTCGACCGCGTACCGGACCGCCTTCTCGTAAATCTCGATGTCGGGAAGCAGGTCGAGGAGAGCAGGGGTGCTTCGTAAGAGGGCGGCGAGATCCCGGATCTCGGTCCGCAGGGCGGCCGCCCCCTTCATCAATTCGTGTTCGTCGGCCGGGCTGAGCGTAATGCCCTTCGGCGGGACCGGGCGGACCTTGGCCGGGTTGTTATCCGTCGGACCGTCCGCGGACGCGGTGGAAACTGAGGTTAGAGCGAACAGAACGACGATCCAACCGGCTTTCAGGCGCGCTGCCATGCGGATTCCCCGTGTCAATGATTCCGCATACTTTACACTCATTGAGAGTGGCGGTCATGCCGAATCGCGGCGGATGAGCTGGCGCGGGTGGGCAGCTCAAAAGGGGGCGGATTTTTTGATACTCTAATGGTGGCATTTTGGTGAGGTTAAAAATCCCCGTCCGAACCCCCCGAGCCCCGTCATGGACACACTCACTCTGACCCCGGAACAAGAGCAACGGGCCGACGAACTCTACCAGCGGTTCCAGGATCTGTTCTGCGAGGAAGCCAAGCGGGTCGCCCGCCTGTTCGCCAGTAAGTCCGACGATCAACTCCTCGGGAAGACCGAGTTCGAACTCCGGGATCGGGTCCACGAACTGGCCGCCCGGAGTCTTCAGACCGCTCTCGACGAGCGGAAAAAAGGGGGTACCAGGGGTCGACCATGACGTGCCCGCACTGCCGGGAATCGGCCCGGTGCAAGGGATTCAAGTCCCGTCAATTGGTCAGCCTGTTCGGTCCGCTCGAGTACTCCCGGCACTACTACTTGTGCCGGCACTGCCACCACGGGATATCGCCCCTGGACGGGGTGCTCGGGTTACGGGCTCACGACCTGACCCCGGCCGCCGACGAGGTCGTCTGCCTGTCCGGGTTGGAGGATATACTTTACGCGTCCAGGAGTGACACATTGTCCCACGTCTGGAATTTGTGGGTCATCAGGGTCGCCAGTTTCTCTCGGTGTTTCGTCGGCAGATCCGCCAAGCAATGGTCGATGGCCTCCTGGAACTTCTTGAAGTCCTGATGGTGGCGGCTGTTCAACGCCTCCTTCTTCA from Fimbriiglobus ruber includes the following:
- a CDS encoding prolyl oligopeptidase family serine peptidase, which encodes MAARLKAGWIVVLFALTSVSTASADGPTDNNPAKVRPVPPKGITLSPADEHELMKGAAALRTEIRDLAALLRSTPALLDLLPDIEIYEKAVRYAVEYDEIFASADVVAAKELLKEGLLRASHLRFGKAPWTTATGLVVRGYRSKIDGSVQPYGLVIPAGFVPAGGQRYRLDFWWHGRGATLSEVNFLRQRRTSAGAFTPPGAIVVHPYGRYCNANKFAGEIDTLECLDHVRRHYPIDDSRVVARGFSMGGAACWQFAVHYPTLFCAAAPGAGFSETPEFLKVFQKEEVDAVWYEQKLWHWYNATDSARNLFNLPTVAYSGEVDSQKQAADAMAKALKAEGIELTHLIGPKTAHSYEPAAKAELNRRIDAIVEKGRDPLPAEIRFATYTLRYNQRGWITVDGLDKHWDKATVNASLQPATGCVLIQAEGATALTVRFPPGSVTTPMMRRFAFAPDEKPSDPLPLTSDRSLTAHFQRAGKKWRQTEAPAPDGLAKRPGLQGPIDDAFLDAFVMVAPTGKPLSEKAGKWATAEMARAVEHWRKQFRGDARVLKDADVSADDIAANNLVLWGDPKSNAVLARIADKLPIKWTKEGVAVGNKTYDVATHVPLLIYPNPLNPRKYVVINSGFTFREYDYLNNARQVPKLPDYAVVDLTTPPGTRYAGKIVRAGFFGEKWELLRDDGK